GCGGTGATGGTCTCGGGCCTCGCGGTCGAGAGCTACCACCCCGCCCGTGCGACCGGACGAAGCCTCAACCGCACCGTCCTGTCCGACATGGCCCGGCTCTTTCCGCAGATCGGCGACGGCGACGGGTTCGGCCCGCCCCGCATCCCGTATCTCAGCGCGTCCGAAGCGCACGGGCTGGCGATGGCCATCGGCTGACGGCTGGAAAGCGGCGATCCTTGCTGTAGGTATCGCGGCGACCCCAACCGTTCCGGAGACCGGCCCCCATGCAGATCATTCACGCCCTGTCCGAGGTCTCGGACCGCTACCGCGCGCTGTTCGTGGATCTCTGGGGCTGCGTCCATGACGGGGTGCGGCCCTATCCCGGCGCGGTCGAGGCGCTGCGGGCCTATCGGCAAGGCGGAGGCCACGTCATCCTCGTGACCAACTCGCCCCGCCCGCGCGCTGGCGTCGCCGAACAGATCGTCGAGATGGGCGTGACCGAGGACGCCTATGACGACATCGCGACCTCCGGCGATTCGGCGCGGACGGCGATGTATCGCGGGGCGGTCGGGACGCGCGTCTGGCACCTTGGACCCGAGTTCGACGCCGGGTTCTTCCAGCCGCCCGCCGTGCTCGACGATCCGCTGGCCGTCGAACGCGTGCCGCTGGAACAGGCCGAGGGCATCGTCTGCACCGGCCCGCTCGACCCCTTCGCCGACCCGTCCGTGATGCGGCCCCAGTTTCTCGCCGCCAAGACGCG
This portion of the uncultured Jannaschia sp. genome encodes:
- a CDS encoding TIGR01459 family HAD-type hydrolase, which codes for MQIIHALSEVSDRYRALFVDLWGCVHDGVRPYPGAVEALRAYRQGGGHVILVTNSPRPRAGVAEQIVEMGVTEDAYDDIATSGDSARTAMYRGAVGTRVWHLGPEFDAGFFQPPAVLDDPLAVERVPLEQAEGIVCTGPLDPFADPSVMRPQFLAAKTRGLKLLCANPDIVVDRGGVREWCAGAYAELYTEMGGESLYFGKPHPPIYDLARRRLGQIADVSDASILAIGDGPATDAAGAMGEDLDLLFISGGLGAEETATPEGGDPDPDKLDTYLAATGVAPTYVIGTLR